GTacatatgcattatttttctccttatttttattgcgtaCATAATTAATGCTTGAATGTTTAATGTCTATTATAAACGATAAGATATCTACGAGATAAAGTATGCACGTGTTATTGTTGTAGACCTCCCGTCGCATCCGCAACATGAATTGGCTCTTAAGCAAACAACTGGTCACAGCGGTATGATTTCCTTTTATCTGAAAGGTGATGAGCGCAAgttcctaaaaaaattaaaggtctTTACTTTAGCCGAATCTTTGGGAGGTTGCGAGTCACTAGCCGAATTACCGTaagtatacaaaattaattggcattaaatatttataaacgtattaatataaatatttttctcacataGAGCCGTTATGACGCATGCATCTGTATCCGAAGATGTGCGACTGGCATTGGGTATAACAGATAAATTGATTCGGTTATCTGTCGGTATCGAGACGGAAAAGGATCTCATAGCCGATATCAAACAAGCATTAGATGCTTGTCAATGAACTAAACGTAGTTAGAtagtcataaaaataataatatatattctaatttgtatattaactCTGTTAATGCATAGCTGATCATAAACCCTTTACACATTTCTAcacaaagatttttatagatgcaaatattttttatcaatatcaataggtatataaagagattttatttttatcaaacatttttacattccGCTAATCTCCCAGATTTACATTAGGAACATTATATAGTACAgcataataatcaaatattttttgacacatGTACATCACACGGATGGATCATTCGGATTTCCTTTGGTTACCTGTGTACTTGTATCAGGCATGCGTATGAATATGTGGAATTATCTTCTGAAGTTCAGAgacaataattgtattttagaaTGACATTTTTAGTAGATCAcagaaattacaatacaacTGGCAAAAAATTGTTAGATTTGACAAACATAATTTTCGATTGAGCATTTTGTCTTAACATATTTCTggtgttaataatatatattatcccaTATTCTCCACTGAATGaaatattgctatatataaaaattcgggATATTATTTGTACTACCAATATGCAATAAGTTTGGTGCGATAACACACATTTCTTTTCACATGAATAGACTTTTGTTTtgtctttgaaaaattgtcttaCTGTAAATTGATCTTTGATGAATGTCTTGACTTTGTTCTATTCATCTTATCATATTCTTGCGCTCGATTGTACAGCAACACTCCCGCTATCACTGAGGAGGTACCGAGCGCTGATAATCCCGTCACcggattattaaataataagacgGAGAGCCATATTAAAAAAGCTCTCTTTGCAGTATTAGCGACACTGTAATATCATTTTGTGCTTTAAAAtcatgtaagaaaaatatattctgattatatatatatatatatatatatatatatatatatatatatatatatataaatgatattattacataccTGTGTGTTACGGGACTGATGTAGTCCATAAGTACATAAGCAGTGATACTTTGAAAGTGGAAGAATACTCCGTTGAGAAGGAATGCCGCGAATAACTTAAAGCTGAGGGAATGTTCGAGTGTAGGTAGATCGACCAGTAATATCGATACTGGTATTTGTACGACAATTGATGCTAAACtggtataaaattgtaattccGCTGGTCtacaaataataagattttttttttctttcacttttacaatttacaatctttttacacttaaatgatataatcgaTATCACTTACGTATACTTAAAATTATCACCACTGATCAACATTTTCGAGTACACATTCTGCAAGCATTCAGTTACATTTGTCGCCATAGCAGCAATGAATCCTCTGAGATCGAAACTAATTTCATTGATGGAACACAATGCTAATCCACCCATTACAggtattaaagataaattcacATACAATCCCGTATATTCTCCTAGAAAGGTGTTATGTGTTGAATACAATCAATtagttattgaaaattaagattgaatttttatcatatatataagatatgcaaagagagaacaaatatataaatttttgtaattcttaCCTAATAAATATCTACTGATGAGGACGGTGAAAAGTGGTGCACTACTCTTTATAGTTTCTGTAAAACTTACAGCTACATAATTTAACGATACTAGACCTAGGACCACCGTTGCAAACCTTGTGCATCCTACCAGTGTCATGTGCTTATAAAACCCAGGGGGTCTCATCAATCTTGGACTCGCTTTGTACATACCACAAGGAAAATACATTTGTATCAGTCCACAAATTGCAGTCATTAACATTTGGCAAGCACCTATATTGTAAGACAgagaaaagattaaagatatttgtaattatataatagaaatatcagtaattgcaaaaatttagaCACTTGACATTAACAGCTCAATTATTCTCAGGGTTGAgtagtaattattatagttaaacaattaaaagttaaaaagttaataacttaaattaattttaaatgtgtaaaCTTTTAACTTGAACTAGTTCTTTTTTAACGCATTAATGTTaacttattaacttttttatacgagttaaaataattcattaatattaaagtaatgtGAAAATAGTTAGcgtaatgcaaatatttcatttgtcaTATAAGTTTGTCAGATGTATCAATTCACTGTTGAATAtagaattaacttttaattttaataaattaataatttttcaactcGACTATAACTGAGTGATTTTTAAGTAACTCTTAacataaatctaattaatttttgaattattaacttaatctgtttaaaaaaaaatttaactcacCCAACCTTGatcattaattacatattttttgcatttttaacaattttacagATACAATATCGACTTCTCCAGGAATAATCGCTCACCCAAAATAGTTGGATCGCCCTCCATGTAAGACAGTATGTACTTGTTTAGAAACAGGGTACATCCACTGAAGACATACCATAGGGTGAGAAAAAGGAGAGCTCTAGGATGAAACAGACCGCCCTTGGTGTCATTTGTTAAAACAATCACGTCCTCCCGCTTTCTCGCATGATCCGCGTATTGCCTCGGTTGACAGGTGTCATGCGCCGAAGACGAGTCTTCAAGGATGGGATCTCCGCTACGAGCGGTCTGCGGATAACTGATACGCACGGAATAATTCTCCATCGcgctcttccttccttcttctcttcctcACGAAAGCGCGAAACTCGCGAGAAGTTCTCGCGTGCAGgaaatcacatttttacatCGTCCCGTGACATTAATAATGCGGAAACCTTTTTTTCTATCCTTTGATAGCTTTCGCGCGTTTcgtaggttaggttaggttaggttattGAACCGCGTCGCGGTTCCTGAACATATGGCAATCAACCGGATCGGATTATCCGACTGAATGTTTATTCccatttatgaataataataaacgcatcttcttttttttcttctctttgttCGGTTATCCGTCCTTGAAAGCGGAATCCTATTTTCTCGCTTCCACTCCGTCTTTTCATTAATCttcaatttgtatatttgctTATagctcttttattatttataatggaaATGTAAGGCTCGTATGTCATCGCGTGACAATTCACGTACGGTGACACGTTGCTCGCAAGGCCGCGACGTATTTACCGGCGAAACTATTCTGTCATATTCTTCTGTCAGTTTGCGAGCGTGCGATTGGTCAACTGAAATGCAAAACATGTCATCATTGGGTGTGTTCAAAAAACAATCATTGAGCATCGTCTTCTCTACATTCGACGTTGATTTGTTGGTTTTAGAAGTAAAAATCAATCACGATCGATTGCTATCCAATGATTATGTCTTCTGAACGCACttattattgtgatatattgcgatactattaaaaaaaagatatgtattttcagtatatcacatttatatatatttataatttattataattataatataattttaaattataatataattaaaatataattttatatttatttaatttaatttttattattaataaataataaacaaataaaatattaagttatatatattcatataaagtaaaattaagttttctttattttgagcTGAAATTTcaggaatattataattagatagatAATCATCTTTATTCAACAAGAATTTAGGATTTTTTTGAattcattatcttttatttttttgcttcttcataaaaaaaaacttaatttgttttcataacaaagtttttttttcagttttctaTGCCAAAATGTGCTCCAAGAATATGTTTcacaaaaatcacatttttaaaagtgtctgtgtatatatgtacttttatttattgttatttttataaaaattcatatagtattttttagattttaagtagtttcaatttttcaaaaaaatgtctATGCAAACTCTAAGTTCCGCAcacttttgaaatattgggttaaatttttaaaaatgaatagaattatcattaaagaataGTTGATATTAAACTTAGTGAAAATCGATGaaaggaattatttttaaaatttttggggaaatattatttgcacgcactctaatttttacaaattttgaaatattgggaaatattataataattttttttatatgataaactcttaattttacacttttaacataaattttaaactattttaaactattatatattctttaaattattattacattaaaaataattttaatgtgattatttttatataatactgatGTGATCACAGTTTGCTTCCTCTTTATCAGGAaactaaaattgaaagaattgtTTGCTTTGAGCAAGCTctgtaaatgaaataaaataatgaggaaGTAATGTACAAATTTCTGATTTactcaattttcatttttattaacattcttttttattttagttttgtgATTACatgagtattatataaaaataatcacattaaacatatttttaatgtaatttaaagagtatataatagtttaaaatttatgttaaaagtataaaattaatagtgtAAAATTAAgagtattattaatgtatagtAATTAACagtataagaattaataatattattaataacattacacattaataatattgttcattatattacaaacaatataatacctacatctaatattataattctacaGATCTTTTTCTAGTTGATTTTTTATAGActtctttatttaatgtaaagttatatttttggaCAAAATCATCGTATGCCAAAATAGCAACGTTTCTTCCAGCTACTGCACTCATTTCCATTGCGCTACCAGCCCACTCGATTGCATTGACATGATATAGCGCATCGTGTAgcttaaatttatcgaaatgtaCATTTGTAGTATTTGAGTAGCGGGGATATGCTTTCCAAGCAATCTCCTTCTTTTCAGTGACCTTgtgaaggaagaaaaattatcaatcacgTTAAAATACATCTTCTTTTAAcatctcataaaaaattatttcgtacaTGAGAAAATATACTGTTTATAAGATTTCTTTCCAGAGGTTCTCTGCTAAAGATTTTCCAAATTTGCGAACTTATTTCAGTTGGTCCATCCACAGAATTTACTTCCGCAATTGAGctgatttttgttttgttgagATTACAACATAGAATAGCTTCCAGAGCTTCTTCCAAGCCAAAATACTTTGGATTAAGATCCCCGTTAATAAATGTCACATATGTTGTTTGATAGTCTCCTGGAAAGACTAAATTATCTGGAAAACTGACAAATTCTATCGGAAATTCTTGGTCGTGTGTAAGTGGTGCagcaataattacaatatcgtAAGTAGATGTCATTGAATCTGTGCTAtctgaaatgtaatatatgcataattattaaattttagtatttgTCAATGATTTTGTACTCCATTATATACCTTTATTCATATAGGTCACTTCATATTGACTCGAATCATTATCTGCTATATTACGAATTTTTGTAACATAGCTtggtattatatttacatatttatttctataaatgagATGTTCCGGtacctaaaatttttaaaataatgcacattttacaaataaaattgagatttgtataatgtaacaataatagtataataatacattactcCTTTATTTCCACCTTTAACAGACCATAGATCAGCATCTATTCCAGCTATGGATATCAAACCAACAAAACTCTGAATATTGACATCCTGACCATAATTTGTTACGGTAGTAGCTTGTACTACCTCATTGATCAATCTTTCTGTGAAACCCATATGTGAAAGATAATCCTTTATAGACAATTGCAATGACTTTGGGAATTCTTTATTCATAGCTGATAGCAGTGCAGTGACATTGAGAAAAGCCTTTCCATCATCCTGCAGATTATATATCCTCGTGAAATCTTCTAGTGTGTCATCTATGTGTCTGTCCAAAATAAtagaatctttatattatacaattgtatattaaaatcgtgatataatactttttcttaGTCTGTTAcaggatataatattaaaataccttTTAAGTTTATACAGTTGAAAACCGtatctgtaaaataatttcatcattGATACAATGTACCACGAGTTTTCCTTATATACAAATTCATCTCCATCCCATATACCAAACTTTTGTTCACTTAGAAAGTTACGCTCTAAACCTGAAATACACACGCAAAAACTCATTAGTAGCATTCttggtatatttaataatcaaattatgtcTGGATGAAAAAAGACTCTGCCTTTACCCAAAAGATTGACGAACTTCTGCATATACATGTTCTTAGGATGTATAATTGAACCACCGGCTTCTACTTCattattgtcaatttttacAGTCGCCAAACGTCCGCCAATGGTTTTTGCTTCGTACAAGTCAATCTCCAAACTTCCATTGAACAATTCTGTGAGAAAATGTGAGGTGGAAGCACCACCGATGCCACCTCCTATGATGGCTAATAAtaagagaagaaattaaattcgagaCAGGTACATTAGACtttgaatgaattttttgtaaaatatgaaatgaacTCTTACCAATACTTGGAGCACGTATTTCAAGACAAGTCGCATGTTTgagcattaatattaataatgtgataTACATTGTCATGCTTCTAATGAATGTTTAAGATTTTGCAGCACGTTTACACATTCCTATGagttagataattatttgcagattatatttatgtcgataatttacatatatatatatacatatatatatatatatatatatatatatatatatatatatatatatatgcgacaTAAATGGTACAATTTATTGATGTAGACATGACATGCGATCACGTGACTAACGATTGAGAGATTGAGGCATGATTCAATATGGCTGAGTATGGCCTAGATAAACAGCTGGGAATAGTCCCAGAGGGTGTCTTCCAGACATTAGCTTTACAACTGCGAATTCGCAAcacgattttttcttttcacgatGATCATTCAATTGGGGAGATAAATCTGACAAAGATACTCCATGGATCAAAGTTCCTAACGCTCAGCGAAatgttatctaaaatttttccttcTCGCGAAACGTCACGATGACAGTCAGTGTAGAAAAATGTCGCGATTGCACAACGTAGCATTTTGTAACGTCGAGAGATTAGGAAGATTCGATTTGTAAAGCTAATCGCATATTTAAGTGACGGAATAAATGCTCAGAGAGAGAATAGAGATCGCGAGCCTTACGGTAATTTATTGTACTCTTGCACGAATgtttatctcatattttttacaattttattatatacactgTTACAAtgcattttatgcatttttacatacaattttttatgcgatttatcgatttaatataattaagttataCAAATAGGGGAGATGTACACCGGATGGttggatatatgtatatatgtatatattatttattctgtcCATCTATGGGAGCAATGTTGATTCGTACACACATAATACAATCTCATTTCCTCTTCAGCTCGTCTAGTTTGTGCCTGGAAAAATACAGCTTCTCTGTGATTGCACTTTGGGCATGGATGTTCTTCGGTTCTTGGCAATGTAGGATCCGATATTACATCAGCGACAATATGTGTCAgttcactaaaaaaaaaaagcaattgaaTAAGTCagtgataatttttaagtgcgactattacatacatatttgcaaGTCTATGAATTAATCTCGAGCTTAGGACTCGTCACATTGGAAGGATATCATTTTGTATGACAAGCATATTTGTGCACAAAACGATATACTATTCTTCCTTGCACGTGTTACAGATTTTACTAAGAatcttttgataatatatttatatagatattaatcaaCTTTTTCTAATACTTATTTAAACAACTCACTCAATTTCGTGCATGATCTTGTTCACA
This portion of the Cataglyphis hispanica isolate Lineage 1 chromosome 10, ULB_Chis1_1.0, whole genome shotgun sequence genome encodes:
- the LOC126852604 gene encoding DNA-directed RNA polymerase II subunit RPB9, whose amino-acid sequence is MSKITGYDTHDDGPGFVGIRFCQECNNMLYPKEDKENKVLMYACRNCDFKQLADSNCIYVNKIMHEIDELTHIVADVISDPTLPRTEEHPCPKCNHREAVFFQAQTRRAEEEMRLYYVCTNQHCSHRWTE
- the LOC126852573 gene encoding solute carrier family 35 member E2A-like isoform X2, which translates into the protein MENYSVRISYPQTARSGDPILEDSSSAHDTCQPRQYADHARKREDVIVLTNDTKGGLFHPRALLFLTLWYVFSGCTLFLNKYILSYMEGDPTILGACQMLMTAICGLIQMYFPCGMYKASPRLMRPPGFYKHMTLVGCTRFATVVLGLVSLNYVAVSFTETIKSSAPLFTVLISRYLLGEYTGLYVNLSLIPVMGGLALCSINEISFDLRGFIAAMATNVTECLQNVYSKMLISGDNFKYTPAELQFYTSLASIVVQIPVSILLVDLPTLEHSLSFKLFAAFLLNGVFFHFQSITAYVLMDYISPVTHSVAKIAKRTFLVWLSVLLFNNPVTGLSALGTSSVVAGVLLYNRAHEYDKMNRTKSRHSSKINLQ
- the LOC126852573 gene encoding solute carrier family 35 member E2A-like isoform X1, coding for MENYSVRISYPQTARSGDPILEDSSSAHDTCQPRQYADHARKREDVIVLTNDTKGGLFHPRALLFLTLWYVFSGCTLFLNKYILSYMEGDPTILGACQMLMTAICGLIQMYFPCGMYKASPRLMRPPGFYKHMTLVGCTRFATVVLGLVSLNYVAVSFTETIKSSAPLFTVLISRYLLGEYTGLYVNLSLIPVMGGLALCSINEISFDLRGFIAAMATNVTECLQNVYSKMLISGDNFKYTPAELQFYTSLASIVVQIPVSILLVDLPTLEHSLSFKLFAAFLLNGVFFHFQSITAYVLMDYISPVTHSVANTAKRAFLIWLSVLLFNNPVTGLSALGTSSVIAGVLLYNRAQEYDKMNRTKSRHSSKINLQ
- the LOC126852556 gene encoding prenylcysteine oxidase 1-like, which translates into the protein MTMYITLLILMLKHATCLEIRAPSIAIIGGGIGGASTSHFLTELFNGSLEIDLYEAKTIGGRLATVKIDNNEVEAGGSIIHPKNMYMQKFVNLLGLERNFLSEQKFGIWDGDEFVYKENSWYIVSMMKLFYRYGFQLYKLKRHIDDTLEDFTRIYNLQDDGKAFLNVTALLSAMNKEFPKSLQLSIKDYLSHMGFTERLINEVVQATTVTNYGQDVNIQSFVGLISIAGIDADLWSVKGGNKGVPEHLIYRNKYVNIIPSYVTKIRNIADNDSSQYEVTYMNKDSTDSMTSTYDIVIIAAPLTHDQEFPIEFVSFPDNLVFPGDYQTTYVTFINGDLNPKYFGLEEALEAILCCNLNKTKISSIAEVNSVDGPTEISSQIWKIFSREPLERNLINSIFSHVTEKKEIAWKAYPRYSNTTNVHFDKFKLHDALYHVNAIEWAGSAMEMSAVAGRNVAILAYDDFVQKYNFTLNKEVYKKSTRKRSVEL